GCGATGGCGATTGCCGCACGCACGAAGGTTCTCAAGTTTTTCAGCATCGGTCGCTCCTCGGGAGCCGATCGGACCGGATGGACGACCGGTCGTCGGCCGATCGCATTGATGGGGCCTGCAACGTCGGCGCTTTATTCTGCCATTGATACGGAAACGTACAGTAAGCGCCTTGCGGTGATCTCAGAAAGCCTGCTATGAAATGCGTTTCCGAAAGATTGTGCGGACGGGGCGACTGCCCCGCCCGGCGCGGCGGACTATTTCTTCAGGTCCTCGACCGCCTTCTGGTCTGCCGCCGCTCTGCCTTCCATGCCGCCCGCGACCGCGGCCGCATCGACCGACTCCTCAGTCTTCAGTTTGGCGGCACGCTCATTGGCCGCGGTGGGGTCGGCCTTGGCCTTGGCCCGCGCCGCGGCGGCCTCTTTCGCCAGCTTGTCCGCCTGGCTTTGGAGGCTGTCCGCCTCCTTCTGCTCCGCGGCGGCGCCGGTGGTTACCGCGTCCGCCTCGGCGGCCGCGGCAGCCTTTTCCTTATAGGACTCCGCCGCCACGCTCCCGGCCAGGATGAGCGCCAAGGCGGCGGTGGAACTGACGATCAGCTGCTTGAGTTTCATTTGCCTGTTCTCCGATGTGTCGATGGTTGAGGACGCCGTTTTCCCGGCGCGATACTCAGATGGCCCCGGTCAGTAAGGCCGAGAGCATAGGCTGAAGTGACCCGCGAGCGCGGGCCGCGACAACGGTTCAGCGGCGCAAACCGGCGCGATTTACCCCGCCATTTAGATTTCCTGGTTTTGGTGCGGCAACCGCGCGTGCCGCTGGTGCCACCGGCGCCTTGGCGACCGGTCGCGCGACACAGCCCTTCGGGACGCCCACCGTCTTGCAATAGACGACGGCGCTCGCGGGCGCGGCGGCGAAAGCGAGGCCCATGGCCAGCAGACTCAATGCGATCGATCGGTTCATCAGCGACTCCTGCGTGTGGTTGAGGATCATCGGCGGACAAGTCAGGTCAGGGCTTGTGGGCCGCGACCACGAGGTGCAGTGCGGCCCGGCGGCTTGCGCCGCGGGTCGGCCGTCAGCGCCGCCACATGCGCCGGCTCGCGCCGGCAAAGGAGATGGGCGTCAACGGCATGCCGATGATGTCGATGAAGAGCGAGGCCGGGCCCCCGCTGGCTGGCGGCTGACCCTCCAGGACCTTGACCGCATAGCTCAGGTCGCGCCCCGCGAGCCGGGGTTCGCGCAACTCCAGGACGATGTTCGCCATCTCGCCCCCCTCCAGGACCGACAGGTTGGCGTTGGGCGGGTCCGCCTGTTCTTGACTCGTTACTCAGCCAGTCGGGCTGGGCTGGGCCGCAACAGGCGGCGGCGTGCCATTACCAGCGGATGCTGACCCCCAGGCCCGGCCCGGAGAGTGTCAGCTTCGCGTCATTGCCGGTGAAGTCATACCCGAGGGCGCGCCAGGCCAGGGTGACGGCGCCCCAATCGAAGCGATACCCCAGACCCAGGAGGGCCTGCCAGGTCCAGTTCGAGGTGCCGGCCCCGATGTCCGCGTAATAGGGTACGAACCAGTGGCCGCCCGCGAAGCGGACCTCGCCGCGGGCGCCGACGATTCCGTCCCACACCTGCCGGTCCATGGCTGCCTGGTGGTTGCGCAGGTAGCGCCCCTGCGCGTCCTGCAGGGACAGGGTGAGGTCGCTGCTGAGGTCGAGGAAACGCGCCCCCGCTACCAGGTCCAGGCCCCAACTGTCATTGTCGACCACCGCGTAACCGCCGCCCAGGGTGACGATGGTGGTGCTCATGTCGGTCGCGGCATTGAGGGCGATCTGGCCAGACAGGTTGCCGCGCGGGCCGGTGACCCGGCGCACTCGCGTGGTCTGGCTGGCCAGGTCCGTGTACATCAGGTCGCCATAGATCAGCCAGGGGCCCTTGCGTGCCTCGGCCATCAGCATCACGGCCATCTGCAGGTTGCTCAGGTAGCTGTCCGGGCGGATGGTGCCGCTGACATCGACCGGTCGCGCCGTGCGACCGCCGGGTCCGGGCAGTCCGCTGACCACGGTATCGACGGTGCCCGAGATCGCCGGAAACCAGAGATAGGGCACCAGGTTGAAATGCCAACCGCCGTCGTCCGCCGGGGCCGCATGGGCGGACGCCGCCGCGGCCAGCAGTCCCAGGGCCGCGAGCGCCGGGGCGCGCGAGTATGTCAGTCGCTTGTTTATCATCTGTCCACCGCCTCTCTCGGGTCGCGCCGAACGGGTGCGGACCGGGCGCCGGGGGACCCATCCCCAACACCCTGGCTCGCAGTCCCATGCGCAACTTTTTGTTGTTTGAGTCAACCAAAGGTCTGAGCAGGCCGGGTCACGCGCCTGGCCCAGCGGGGCAGTCGCTCGGCCGGTGGATGCAGTCCGGCCTTGCTCGGCAATAATCTATCCTTGATCACCGCAGGCACTGGTTCAGTTTGGTTCTTCCTTATCCTTATGTTTTTGTAGTATTTTTATAACCTGGGCTGTCGAACTCTAAGGACCTCATCCCACGAGAGTCCCTGCTGGAGAATCCCCAGAGCCACCGCAGGAACCTGTTTTGTCGTGAAGTGGCTGCGAATAAAGTTATGGACAATCCACAACATATCCAATGTTCTTTGCAAACCAGAAATGCTCTTCGCGTACGTATTCGTTCGGCGGCGATAAGCAGAATTCTTTCGCCGAAATGAAGCGTTCGATGCTTCCAAATGATTAGCATGAATATCGGCTGGCGTCACATCTTGATCGGTTTCTGGATGCTCCGGATGAGGGGTTTCGTATTTGGGACGCGAGTGCCCCGTTCTATCAGTTCCTTTCCCTTTATTCTTAAGGCGCACCTTCACACCGCGACGAAGCACTTTCGGTGGGCGGCCGCGTTTTCCGGTTCGCAATACTTCGTGGCAAATTTCAAACAGGAGATTGCCATACCGACGTTCCCCGTCGGTGACTAGAGTGACATCGCCAGTACGCAGGATGACATCTCTAAGTATTTGTATGGCATATGAAAATAGGCTGCGATCCTTTTTCCCGCACTGAAGCGCCCAGATAAATCGACTTGCCCTTTCCATCAGTACGATCGTCCAGCCTTCACAATCCTCCGGGGGGACATTCCTATTCACTTTCGTATAAAGCTCATCACCTTCGATCAGTTGCTCAATAAAGGTGTGCGTCAGGGCATATATGACCAGCACATCCTTGCAATCGGCCAGGCGACGCTCCCATAGGAGCAACGTATTCTTCGCAATCGCGAAGGCCCGGCAGGCGGCGTTCAAGCCGATCCCCTCAGTGCGCGTTTTGAGCACTTGAATGATGAAGCTGGTCGGTTTCCTGAGCCCCTCGATAAGGGTGGCTTTGGTCTCGGAAAAGAGCCTATTGCAACTTTGACATCGCCACAGCAAACGCGTACCGTTATGACCGGTTTGATACGTCTTGTGATGCCGACAATTCTGTGAATTGCAATGAGGGCATGTCCATTGTCCGTTCAAGAAGTTCTCACTTATTCAAAAAGTGACGGAAACCCGCGCCGAACTAGATATATTACATATATTTCAATGTCTTGTAAACAGGAATTAAACTGAACCAGTGCCTCACCGCATCGCCGATTGACATTTCGCGACATTTTTCGGCGCTCGGCGCCTGGGGGCCGCCGGGCGACCATGGGGGTTGCCCCGCGGCTGGGATCAGAGGTGCCGGTGCCCGGTGCGCCAGACGGCGGGGCAGGTCCCGGACCAGCGGCGAAAGGCGCGCGAGAAGGCCGATTCGTCCGCGTAGCCAAGGGTGAGGGCTAGCTCCAGCAGTGACAATGGGCTGTCGCGTTGTAGACGATCGCGACCGCGCCGTCAGAGATCTGAGCGGTTGCGGGTACATCCGGCAGATGGATGACATACCCGAGGATGGCCGTGTCATCGTGCTCCCACAGCATCGGTACGGCGCCCTGGTCGTGCAGGTGCAGGTATCTCATCATGGTGCGCAGTCCGCTGCCCAGATCTGGCGCGTTGCGGACCAGTGGGGCCACCTGGCCCAATGCGTCCAGACCCGCTCGCCGACCGATCAGGAGTCCCAGATGGGGACAGGCCGCGAGCGTCGCGCAGTGGGCGAGCAGGCGGCCCAGGTCCCGAAAGGGAATGGTGTTTTCCGCGTCGTCGAAGAGGCGCGGGTCAATGCCGGCCGCGGTGATGACGGGGCCCGCGGCGAGCCCCATCTCCGTCAGCAGGTCCGGCAGCAGGAGTAAGGGGGCCATCCGCAGGGACCCCTCCTCGACCAGGGCCAGACCCGCGTGGCGCTCCGGCTTCAGTGTCTACCCCTGGTATCCTGTCGCCGCGCGTACGACGGGCTCTGGTCGGCCCCGCCGCCGGCGCCGGGATGGGGGGCTTGGCCCGGCGCATCCCGACCACGCGGGGTCTGCCCACCCGGTGCGAAAATCGCATCAACCGGCATATCGCTGGTCTCGCTGAGTTGACATTGGACCACTCGCCAAGGTAGCCATCGAAGGCGATTTTCCAAGGGGCTTGTGGCACACTCGAACGTTATTTATCCGGCCGCAGCCTGCCGGCGGGCATGACGGCGTAAGATACCTTTGTCGCGCTATTTCGGACCATCGCAACCATGGACCCCGCCCCATTACTGCACGCCGATGCCGTCGGCCATGACGCCTCGCCCCGCCCCCTGGTGCGGTCGCGGCTGGCGTCGGTGATCCGTGGGGCAGCCCGGCGCCTCAGGCCTTGGCCGCGGTGTGTTCCGGTATCTGCCGGCGACGCCGCTGCTCCCCGGTCCTGGTCATGAACGCCGGAGTGCCGGCCCCGCGGTTGATTGGCCTCCGGCGGCGGCTGCTGCTCGCCGGGGTGGCCGTGTTGGTGGGCACGGCCATCGGCGTCGCGGCGCTCGCCTTCTATCGGGCTCAACTCCAACAATCGCGGCAAGATATCGACGATGACCTCGTCACGATCAACGCACTCAAGGCCGATCAGCTCGTGGCCTGGCGGGCGGAGCGCAAGGGCGATGCCGGGGTACTGGCGGACAGCCCGCTGCTGATCGATGCGATCGTCCGTTGGCGGGCGGACCCGGGGTCCGCCGCGGCCGCCGCACCACTGCTCACGCACTTCCGCAGCCTCCAACACCGCTACGGCTACCAGGACATCGTCCTGGTGGCGCCGGACGGGCGGATCGACTTGAGTCTGACCGGCGTCGGCGGCGCCATGATGGATGAGGACGGCGCCGGGTTGGCTGTGGCGCTGCGCGCGCGCCAACCGATCCTGACCGAGTTGCATACCAGCCCGGTGCGGCCGTTCCCGCATCTGAGCGTCATCGCCCCGCTGTTCCAATCCGCCGGTGCAGACGCCATCCCGCTCGGGGCGATCCAGTTGCGGATCGACGCGCGCGCATCACTCTATCCGCTGCTGGTCACCGAGGCGGACAGCACGCGGTTCTTCGCCGCCGGCCGACAGCGCGCGCTGCTCAACCTGGCCCTGCTGCTGACGGTGGTGTGCGCCCTGGTCGTCATTGGCGCCGCCCTTTGGCAGCGTCGGGAGAAGGCCCAACATCGGACCGCCGAGCAGGTGCTGCGCACCGAGATCGAGTCACGCCGCGTTCGGGAGCGCGAGATCGAACGCATCAGTCGACTCTATGACGCGCTGGGGCAGGTGAACCAAACGCTGTTGCGCAGCACGACCCGCGAGCAGGTCTTCGCCTCGATCTGCAACATCCTGATCGAGACCAGCCATTTCGCCATGGCCTGGGTCGGTTGGGTCGACCAGGCGACGCAACGCGTCGTGCCGGTCGCCTCCTTCGGCGATGACGCGGGTTATCTGGACCAGATCGAGATCTACGCCGACGACGGGCCGCGTGGTCAGGGTCCCACGGGTACGGCCATTCGTGAGGAGCGGGTCTACGTCTGTCAGGATTTCTGCGCCGATCCGCACACCCTGCCCTGGCGCGAGGCGGCAGCGCGGGCCGGTTGGGCCGGCTCGGTCAGCCTGCCGATCCATTTCGCCGGGCGCGCCAGCGGAGCCCTGACCCTCTACGCCCGACAGCCCGGCGTGTTCGGGGATGCGGAGGTCGGCCTGCTGGAGCAGGCGGCGGCGAATGTGTCCTTCGCCCTGGATGCGCTCGCGGGCGAGCAACAACGCCGGCGTGCGGAGCTTGAGCTCAAGCAGGCGGCGGACCGCTATACGACGATGCTCAACACCACCAATGACACCTTCTGGCTGGTGGACATCGCGACCGGGCGGCTCCTGGACGTGAATGAGGCCGCGTTGGAGATGAGCGGCTACTCCCGGGAGGAACTGCTCGGCATGCATCTCACGGATCTGGACGTCGCGCATCGCGAGGTGGATGTCGCCAACCGCAGCGAACACATCTTGGCCCAGGGGTCTGACCTCTTCGAGACGCGGCACCGCACCCGGGACGGTCGCATCATCGATGTCGAGGTCAGCACCACGCCGGATGCCGATTCGCGAACCTTCGTGGCCTTTCTGCGCGACATCACGGAGCGCAAACGGGTGGAGCGCGAGATCCTCGCGCTCAACGCCGAACTGGAGCAACGGGTCGCCGGGCGCACCGCGGAACTGGCAGCCACCAACGAGGAATTGCGCGCGATCTTCGACGCCGCGAGCGTGGGCATCGTCCTGATGCGTGAGCGCACCATCCTGCGCTGCAACCGCAAGCTGGAGGAGATCTTCGGTTATGCCCCCGGCGAGTTCGACGGGGCGCCGACCCGTCTGTGGTATCCGGACGAGGCCAGCTATGTCCTGGGGGGCACACCGGTCTATACGCAGATGGCGGAAGGCGGGCTGCACCAGCGCGAACAGCAGCTCGTCAAGAAGGACGGTACCCGCTTCTGGGCGCGGCTGCGGGGCCAGGTGCTCGATCCACAGCAGCCGGCCAAGGGCGCGCTGGGCGTCATCGAAGATATTACGCAAGAGCGCGAGTCCTATGAGCGCCTGCGTCAGGCCAAGGAGGCGGCGGAGGTGGCGACGCGTGCCAAGTCCCGGTTCCTGGCCAACATGAGCCACGAGATTCGCACGCCGCTGAACGCCATCCTGGGGATGACGCACCTGTTGCGCCAGGAGGACCCGGACCCGAACCGTCAGGAGCGACTGGACAAGATCGCCACCGCCTCCCGGCACCTGCTGCAGCTCATCAACGACATCCTCGACCTGGCCAAGATCGAAGAGCAGAAGCTGGTGCTGGAGCAGACCGAACTGGCCCTGGACCCGGTGCTGCGCCAGGTCTGCGCCCTGGTCGGGGAAAAGGCATACGCCAAGCAGCTCGAACTGGTCGTGGACTTGGACCCGGCGTTGGAAGGCGCGGAGCCCCTGCGCGGCGACCCGACCCGACTGACCCAGGTATTGCTGAATTTTCTCGGCAACGCGGTCAAGTTCACCGAGCGCGGCGCGATCCGGTTGCGGGTGCGGATCGAGGAGGACCGCCCCGACGACCAACTCTTCCGCTTCGAGATCCAGGACACCGGCATCGGCATTGCCGCCGATCAGCTCGGGCGCCTCTTCGATGCCTTC
The DNA window shown above is from Candidatus Thiodictyon syntrophicum and carries:
- a CDS encoding IS1 family transposase; translated protein: MNGQWTCPHCNSQNCRHHKTYQTGHNGTRLLWRCQSCNRLFSETKATLIEGLRKPTSFIIQVLKTRTEGIGLNAACRAFAIAKNTLLLWERRLADCKDVLVIYALTHTFIEQLIEGDELYTKVNRNVPPEDCEGWTIVLMERASRFIWALQCGKKDRSLFSYAIQILRDVILRTGDVTLVTDGERRYGNLLFEICHEVLRTGKRGRPPKVLRRGVKVRLKNKGKGTDRTGHSRPKYETPHPEHPETDQDVTPADIHANHLEASNASFRRKNSAYRRRTNTYAKSISGLQRTLDMLWIVHNFIRSHFTTKQVPAVALGILQQGLSWDEVLRVRQPRL
- a CDS encoding helix-turn-helix domain-containing protein, with translation MSLLELALTLGYADESAFSRAFRRWSGTCPAVWRTGHRHL
- a CDS encoding AraC family transcriptional regulator ligand-binding domain-containing protein, with the protein product MAPLLLLPDLLTEMGLAAGPVITAAGIDPRLFDDAENTIPFRDLGRLLAHCATLAACPHLGLLIGRRAGLDALGQVAPLVRNAPDLGSGLRTMMRYLHLHDQGAVPMLWEHDDTAILGYVIHLPDVPATAQISDGAVAIVYNATAHCHCWS
- a CDS encoding response regulator, producing MNAGVPAPRLIGLRRRLLLAGVAVLVGTAIGVAALAFYRAQLQQSRQDIDDDLVTINALKADQLVAWRAERKGDAGVLADSPLLIDAIVRWRADPGSAAAAAPLLTHFRSLQHRYGYQDIVLVAPDGRIDLSLTGVGGAMMDEDGAGLAVALRARQPILTELHTSPVRPFPHLSVIAPLFQSAGADAIPLGAIQLRIDARASLYPLLVTEADSTRFFAAGRQRALLNLALLLTVVCALVVIGAALWQRREKAQHRTAEQVLRTEIESRRVREREIERISRLYDALGQVNQTLLRSTTREQVFASICNILIETSHFAMAWVGWVDQATQRVVPVASFGDDAGYLDQIEIYADDGPRGQGPTGTAIREERVYVCQDFCADPHTLPWREAAARAGWAGSVSLPIHFAGRASGALTLYARQPGVFGDAEVGLLEQAAANVSFALDALAGEQQRRRAELELKQAADRYTTMLNTTNDTFWLVDIATGRLLDVNEAALEMSGYSREELLGMHLTDLDVAHREVDVANRSEHILAQGSDLFETRHRTRDGRIIDVEVSTTPDADSRTFVAFLRDITERKRVEREILALNAELEQRVAGRTAELAATNEELRAIFDAASVGIVLMRERTILRCNRKLEEIFGYAPGEFDGAPTRLWYPDEASYVLGGTPVYTQMAEGGLHQREQQLVKKDGTRFWARLRGQVLDPQQPAKGALGVIEDITQERESYERLRQAKEAAEVATRAKSRFLANMSHEIRTPLNAILGMTHLLRQEDPDPNRQERLDKIATASRHLLQLINDILDLAKIEEQKLVLEQTELALDPVLRQVCALVGEKAYAKQLELVVDLDPALEGAEPLRGDPTRLTQVLLNFLGNAVKFTERGAIRLRVRIEEDRPDDQLFRFEIQDTGIGIAADQLGRLFDAFEQADSSTTRRYGGTGLGLAINRRLAELMGGEIGVTSQLGVGSTFWFTARLGKIAGAVRRPPRPIDVRGWRALVVDDQPEAREVLAAILTAWGVAVTALDSGEGALEIMKAAAARYDLVLLDWCMPGLDGIETARRIAALPLVQQPIRLLLVTAYDGANLREDARGAGVASVLIKPVTPSHLYEVLSRVLGDLTVGAPPTDLSASDAAATLGGNWRGARVLLAEDDYINQEVGRGLLEAVGLEVDIANDGAEAFTMAQRTDYALILMDMQMPEVDGLAATRAIRAVPAGHRVPIVAMTANAFAEDRDRCLAAGMNDFVSKPVDPPALYATLLHWLSQTIRQPGPVPPPQPEVRAGALDLEPGRRNFGDAALYQRLLERFIESYPDSGQVIAGLLVHGEQAAAAALAHKLKGAASALALTEVARVAAAIEQAINAGQAPQQGLISLQEALAAVIAARVPAPSAPQEKGTVPPAPIDPAVASRLLHDLLRALDRDNPDHAEPILAALGPLLPAAGVRRLRDLVDAFDFRAAEAQVRLAAAALGIVLDQT